A window of Variovorax paradoxus genomic DNA:
TCTGAAGGACAAGCTGGGCACGCGCTCGATGGCCAGCGGCGAGATCCGCCTCGAAGGCGCGGTCGCGTACCTCGTGGGCGAGGCCGGCCGGGGCTTCGTGCAGATGGCCGACATGGTCAACAACTCGCGCCTGTCGAACGGCGTGCGCGCCGCCGGCCTGATGCGCCGCGCGGTGGCCGAGGCCGAGTTCATCGCGTCGGAGCGCCGCGCCTTCGGCCGCACGCTCGATCAGATGCCGCTGATGCAGCGCCAGCTCGACAAGCTGCGCCTGCCGGCCGAGCAGGCCCGCACGATGGTGTGCCAGACGGCCCTGGCGCTGGCCCGCTCCGACGCCGGCGAGCCCGATGCCTACGCGCTGCTGCGCATCCTCACGCCGCTCATCAAGTTCCGCGCCTGCCGCGATGCGCGCAAGGTCACGGGCGATGCGATGGAAGTGCGCGGCGGCTGCGGCTACATCGAGGAATGGAGCGACGCGCGCCTGGTGCGCGACGCGCATCTGGGCTCGATCTGGGAAGGCACCAGCAACATCGTGGCGCTCGACGTGATCCGCGCGGTGAAGCGCGAAGGCTCGCTGCCCGTGCTGCGCGCGCACTGCCAGAAGCTGCTCGACGACGCCGCGCTGGCGCCTGCTTTCGCCAAGGCCCTGCGCGACGCGCTGGACCGCGCCGCGGCGCTGACCGAGACCGCCGCGCGCGAAGGCGGCGACGTGCTCGCGCGCCAGGCCGCGTCGGCGCTCTACCACTGCACCAGCGCCATCGCGATGGCCTGGGAGGCCGCGCACGGCGGCTCCGCGCCGCGCCTTCGCTGGGCGCAGCTGGTGCTGCTGCACCGCGTGCTGCCGCGCGACCCGCTCTCGCCCGACGCGATGCCCGCGGACTGGAACGGCACCGCCGCCGCGCGCCCCGCGGAAGCCATCGCCTGAACCTGTTTTCCCAGCTCATCACACAAGAACCGGAGACATCCCTTGAAACGCTTCATCTTCCTGCTGACCGCGTGCGCTTCGCTCGTGGCCGCCGTCCCCGCCGCGCATGCGGCCGATGCCTTTCCCACCAAGCCCTTGACGCTGGTGGTGC
This region includes:
- a CDS encoding acyl-CoA dehydrogenase family protein; amino-acid sequence: MSATQAHPIPDRHGQNLFTTDAELHALLALYLPEDLRRHMQPHFERLGGLAGGLLDELAGTADRNPPVLKQRTRTGLDDQKILKHPAYVEMERLALAEFGLAAISHRNETLGWRGKMPPLVKYVLTYLFVQAEFGLCCPVSMTDSLTRTLKKFGKPELVAKYLPRLTSLDFDELAQGAMFMTEQAAGSDIAATATLAHQEADGSWRLTGDKWFCSNPDADFAMVLARADDESGGLPGMKGVSLFLLPRRLDDGSLNHYRIIRLKDKLGTRSMASGEIRLEGAVAYLVGEAGRGFVQMADMVNNSRLSNGVRAAGLMRRAVAEAEFIASERRAFGRTLDQMPLMQRQLDKLRLPAEQARTMVCQTALALARSDAGEPDAYALLRILTPLIKFRACRDARKVTGDAMEVRGGCGYIEEWSDARLVRDAHLGSIWEGTSNIVALDVIRAVKREGSLPVLRAHCQKLLDDAALAPAFAKALRDALDRAAALTETAAREGGDVLARQAASALYHCTSAIAMAWEAAHGGSAPRLRWAQLVLLHRVLPRDPLSPDAMPADWNGTAAARPAEAIA